Below is a window of Campylobacter canadensis DNA.
TATTTATTGCTTTAGGGCATTTATGTATTGCTTTATCTTATTATATTAAGCCTATGTTTTTTGCAGGATTGTGCTTTATTGTAATTGGCTCAGGTTTGTTTAAAACCTGTATTAGTGTTATGGTTGGAATGCTTTATGCAAAAAATGATATTAGAAGGGATAGTGCTTTTACTATTTTTTATTCAGGAATTAATATAGGAGCTTTTTTTGCACCTTTATTAGTTGGTATTGTGCTTGATAATTATGGTTATCATTTAGGCTTTGCAGTTGGTGGTGTAGCAATGCTTATAGCACTTATTATTTTTTATTTTGTAAGTATGAAACATTATGATGAATTTATAAAATATAAAAAATTAGATAATTTTGATAGTTGTAAAATTAGCAATAAAACTATATGTTTTTATATGTTTTTAACTATTGTTATTGTTTTTATCTTTATTGCTTTAGTGCATTTTAAAATAATTAATTTTTCTATTGTTAGTCTTTCTGTAAATCTTGTTAGTATTATTTTGCTTTTTAGTACGCTTTATTTTTTATATTTATTTTTCTTTAAAAAATTAAACAAAGACGAAAAAAAGAATTTAATTTTATTTGTTATTTTATTTTTTGCTGCAGCTTTATTTTGGTCAATTTTTGAGCAAATGGCTACAACGCTTAATTTATTTGCTGATAAATTAGTAGATAAAAAAATATTTTCTTATGAAATTCCTACTTTATTTTTTCAATCACTTGACCCGCTTTATATAATTGTTTTTGCCCCACTTATTAGCTTGTTGTGGATAAAATTAAATAAACATAATTTAAACATATCTTCATTAAGTAAATTCGCACTTGGTTTAATTGGTGCGGCTATTGGTTTTTATATTATGTATTTAGCTGCTAGTAGCATAGTAGAAAATAATGCTAAGGTAAGTTATTGGTATTTAGTAATTAGTATATTATTTTTAGCACTTGGAGAGCTTTGTTTGTCTCCTGTTGGGCTTTCAATAATGAGTAAAATAGCACCTAAAAGTATTAAATCTCAAGTTATGGGATTATGGTTTGTTGCTAGTTCTTTGGGCAATGTTATTGCAGGTTATATTGGTGGTAAGGTTGATACAAATAATGTAAGCCAATTACCTAATTTATTTCTTTATTGTGTTTATGCTTTATTATTTGTAGCTTTTATACTATTTGTAATAAAAAGATTTGTAAAGGAGAGTGAATGAGCGTTTATAAAAAAAGAATTTCTTTAATTCAAAATAGTTTAAATAATTTAGATGGGTATTTGATTTTAAGTGCTGATTGTCATTTAAACGAATACCTGCCAGAGCATTTTAAAATAAGAGAATTTTTAAGTGGTTTTGATGGTTCTTATGCAGTTTTGCTTATTTTAAAGCATAAGGCTTATTTATGGACTGATGGAAGATATTATTTACAAGCTGAAAAGCAGCTTAAAGACAGTGGAATTATTTTGCAAAAACAAAATAAAGAAAACACTTATTTATCCTTTTTAAAAGAGCAAAAAAACTTTGTTTTAGGGATTGATTTTAGGCTTTTAGCAATTAATATAAAAGAAGAATTAGAAAAAATAAATATAAAGCTAGTAGATATTGATTTGATTTCTAATATTTGGGAAAATAGAGCAACTTTACCTAAGCAAAAGGTATTTATTCACGATATAAAATACGCAATAAATTCAACTAAAGAAAAACTTACTTTAATTAAAGAAGCTTTAAAAAATAAAAATTGTACATCTACTTTTATCTCAAGCCTTGATGATATTGCTTATATTCTTAATTTAAGAGGTAGCGATATTGCTTATAACCCTGTATTTTTATCTCATTTATTAATTACAAATGAAAAAAGTATTTTATTTATAGATGAAGATAAAATTAATGAAGAGATAAAAGAGCTTTTATTAAAGGATAATATTTTTATTATGCCTTATGAAAGTGCATTTAATGAATTAAGCTTATTAAGACAAGAAAATATTTTAATTGATAGTGCAAAATGTGTAGCTTATTTTTTAAAAGCCTTTCATTCTAGTGTAAAAATAACTTATAATATAAATATAAGTACTTTATTAAAAGCTTGCAAAAATGATGAGCAAATAAAGCATATTAAGGATGCTATGCTTTTTGATGCTATTGCTTTAAGTAAATT
It encodes the following:
- a CDS encoding peptide MFS transporter, with amino-acid sequence MKDLDKSFLGHPKVLFSLSMVEVWERFSYYGIRPLLVLFMSLSIFEGGFNMSTQQASSVVGVFAGMIYIFTIPGGYLADNFLGQKRAVLLGSLFIALGHLCIALSYYIKPMFFAGLCFIVIGSGLFKTCISVMVGMLYAKNDIRRDSAFTIFYSGINIGAFFAPLLVGIVLDNYGYHLGFAVGGVAMLIALIIFYFVSMKHYDEFIKYKKLDNFDSCKISNKTICFYMFLTIVIVFIFIALVHFKIINFSIVSLSVNLVSIILLFSTLYFLYLFFFKKLNKDEKKNLILFVILFFAAALFWSIFEQMATTLNLFADKLVDKKIFSYEIPTLFFQSLDPLYIIVFAPLISLLWIKLNKHNLNISSLSKFALGLIGAAIGFYIMYLAASSIVENNAKVSYWYLVISILFLALGELCLSPVGLSIMSKIAPKSIKSQVMGLWFVASSLGNVIAGYIGGKVDTNNVSQLPNLFLYCVYALLFVAFILFVIKRFVKESE
- a CDS encoding aminopeptidase P family protein — encoded protein: MSVYKKRISLIQNSLNNLDGYLILSADCHLNEYLPEHFKIREFLSGFDGSYAVLLILKHKAYLWTDGRYYLQAEKQLKDSGIILQKQNKENTYLSFLKEQKNFVLGIDFRLLAINIKEELEKINIKLVDIDLISNIWENRATLPKQKVFIHDIKYAINSTKEKLTLIKEALKNKNCTSTFISSLDDIAYILNLRGSDIAYNPVFLSHLLITNEKSILFIDEDKINEEIKELLLKDNIFIMPYESAFNELSLLRQENILIDSAKCVAYFLKAFHSSVKITYNINISTLLKACKNDEQIKHIKDAMLFDAIALSKFYFWLENEYLNNNFYDENELSDKLTQFRAQNDLYLQDSFTNIIAMNENAALPHYKAKDNPKKMQKNTLLLIDSGAQYLNGTTDITRVSIYGQSTKEQRIDYTLVLKAHIAISSTIFPKDIALPLLDSITRAPLWKEGIDFMHGTGHGVGYCLNVHEGPNVLSYYANINENMKAKLGMISSIEPGIYRVNKWGIRLENLVYIKEAFKSEFAQFYKFENLTLFFFEKDCIEISLLNEAEKEWINNYHKEVFLKLKNHFEDEKILKWLEKKCEKI